The Bacteroidota bacterium genome has a segment encoding these proteins:
- the plsY gene encoding glycerol-3-phosphate 1-O-acyltransferase PlsY has protein sequence MLTLLTTLLLSYLLGSIPSSIIAGKLHGIDIRQHGSGNAGATNTFRVLGSKVGAAVMLFDMFKGFAATRFLSQIRIDGMLVVGDATMSAPFLMVLCGLMAMFGHIWTVFAGFKGGKGVATGGGMLLGLVPTAVLIALVLFSIIVYATRYVSLGSILATASIPVVLVVQHFIVGDLVALPIFVFCALVPFFIAFTHRANIQRLLAGTESRIGRPKTA, from the coding sequence ATGCTGACGCTTCTGACGACGCTTCTTCTCAGCTACCTCCTGGGCTCGATCCCGTCGAGCATCATCGCGGGAAAGCTGCACGGGATCGACATCCGGCAGCACGGCAGCGGCAACGCGGGAGCGACGAACACCTTCCGGGTCCTCGGCTCGAAGGTCGGCGCGGCGGTGATGCTCTTCGACATGTTCAAGGGGTTTGCGGCAACGCGCTTCCTCTCGCAGATCCGCATCGACGGGATGCTGGTCGTGGGCGACGCCACCATGAGCGCTCCGTTCCTGATGGTGCTCTGCGGCCTCATGGCGATGTTTGGTCACATCTGGACTGTGTTCGCTGGCTTCAAGGGTGGCAAGGGCGTCGCCACGGGCGGCGGCATGCTGCTCGGCCTCGTCCCGACGGCGGTGCTGATCGCGCTCGTGCTCTTCAGCATCATCGTCTACGCCACGCGCTACGTCTCGCTCGGCTCGATCCTCGCTACCGCCTCGATCCCGGTGGTGCTGGTCGTGCAGCACTTCATCGTGGGCGACCTCGTGGCCCTGCCGATCTTCGTCTTCTGCGCGCTCGTGCCGTTCTTCATCGCGTTCACGCACCGCGCCAACATTCAGCGACTCCTGGCCGGCACCGAGAGCCGCATCGGCAGACCGAAGACGGCATAG